A genomic window from Thiomonas arsenitoxydans includes:
- a CDS encoding enoyl-CoA hydratase-related protein, protein MSHTQTALRVDQTESVVRITLDRPDALNALSGALMAELLHVLDAVASRAAVRCVVLTGAGRAFCVGQDLRDPAVAPDGTPKDLGAVIETGYKPLVLRLRSMPVPTLAAVNGIAAGAGASLALACDLVVARRSAIFVQAFSGIGLIPDSGATWALPRLVGRAQAVGLAMLGEKISAERAEQIGLIWSSVEDDMFDDAVSQLSVRLAALPTRALVRARELIDAGSCSTLGQALDAEAAAQRELGFAADYAEGVAAFKQKRQPRFTDR, encoded by the coding sequence ATGAGTCACACTCAAACAGCTCTGCGCGTCGATCAGACCGAATCAGTGGTCCGCATCACCTTAGACCGTCCCGATGCTTTGAACGCGCTGAGTGGGGCGCTCATGGCCGAATTGCTGCACGTGCTTGACGCCGTCGCCTCGCGCGCTGCAGTGCGTTGCGTCGTGCTCACCGGCGCGGGGCGTGCGTTCTGCGTCGGACAAGATCTTCGTGATCCCGCGGTTGCTCCAGACGGCACGCCAAAAGATCTGGGCGCAGTGATCGAAACTGGCTACAAGCCGTTGGTGCTGCGATTACGGTCAATGCCTGTACCGACGCTTGCGGCGGTCAACGGTATCGCAGCTGGTGCAGGGGCTTCGTTAGCGCTGGCGTGCGATCTGGTGGTGGCGCGGCGCAGTGCGATCTTCGTCCAGGCGTTCTCCGGGATCGGATTGATTCCTGACAGCGGCGCGACCTGGGCACTGCCGCGACTGGTCGGCCGCGCACAAGCGGTGGGGCTGGCGATGCTAGGCGAAAAAATCAGCGCCGAACGCGCCGAACAGATTGGACTGATCTGGTCTTCGGTTGAAGACGACATGTTTGATGATGCGGTGAGTCAGCTTTCCGTTCGCTTGGCTGCATTGCCCACGCGGGCTCTGGTGCGCGCAAGAGAGCTGATCGACGCAGGGTCTTGCAGCACTTTGGGGCAGGCGCTTGATGCTGAGGCTGCCGCACAGCGAGAGTTGGGTTTTGCTGCCGATTATGCCGAAGGCGTCGCCGCGTTCAAGCAAAAACGCCAGCCTCGGTTCACGGATCGATAA
- a CDS encoding acyltransferase: MPSYAIEGVIPVVDPTAYVHPSAVLIGDVQVGPGCYVGPCASLRGDFGRIVLHEGANIQDGCVMHGFPGHDTVVEVNGHIGHGAVLHSCIVRRDAMVGMNAVVMDDAEIGVQAIVAACAFVPAGMVVPARMLVAGMPAKLRRELSPEEIAWKLEGTRTYQDLARRCHACLREVQPLTALDAGRPALRALQVEPLIALRRKEGVQS; encoded by the coding sequence GTGCCCAGCTATGCCATCGAGGGCGTGATCCCAGTCGTCGATCCGACCGCCTATGTTCACCCTTCCGCCGTCTTGATAGGCGATGTACAGGTCGGTCCCGGTTGCTACGTCGGCCCTTGCGCCAGTCTGCGCGGCGACTTTGGCCGCATCGTGCTGCACGAGGGCGCAAACATCCAGGACGGGTGCGTGATGCACGGTTTCCCCGGGCATGACACCGTGGTCGAAGTCAATGGACATATCGGCCATGGCGCTGTGTTGCACAGCTGCATTGTGCGTCGCGATGCGATGGTCGGGATGAACGCCGTCGTCATGGACGACGCCGAGATCGGCGTGCAGGCGATCGTTGCAGCCTGCGCTTTTGTGCCTGCGGGAATGGTGGTTCCCGCACGCATGCTGGTGGCTGGAATGCCCGCCAAGCTGCGCCGCGAATTGAGCCCGGAAGAGATCGCCTGGAAACTTGAAGGTACTCGCACCTACCAGGATTTGGCTCGGCGCTGCCATGCCTGCCTACGTGAGGTTCAACCGCTAACTGCGCTCGATGCGGGTCGACCCGCGCTGCGCGCGCTACAAGTTGAGCCCTTGATCGCGTTGCGTCGCAAAGAAGGAGTGCAATCATGA
- a CDS encoding enoyl-CoA hydratase-related protein — MMQQQAYTDSTELRVQVSASGLAVVTLNRTQVHNAFDEAQIARMTKAFEALGTDETVRAVVLRGAGQHFCAGADIGWMRRAAQADETENIEDARRFSNMMRAVAYCPKPVVAVVQGVAYGGGMGLACAADIVLAADNARFALTEAKFGILPAVVGPYVVNAIGRRQAMEMALTCRVLSAQQALSIGLAHQVVAPEAIDGALLEILRGLLRSGPAALREIKSLFSSLPIRPVDDATSKVTAQTIARVRATVEASEGFAAFVDKRDPSWVAEPELI; from the coding sequence ATGATGCAGCAGCAGGCTTACACCGATTCAACTGAACTTCGCGTTCAGGTAAGTGCGTCCGGGCTAGCTGTCGTCACTCTTAACCGCACGCAGGTACACAACGCCTTCGATGAAGCACAGATTGCGCGAATGACGAAGGCGTTCGAGGCGCTCGGCACGGATGAGACGGTGCGTGCTGTTGTGCTGCGTGGCGCGGGTCAGCATTTCTGCGCGGGCGCTGACATCGGTTGGATGCGCCGTGCAGCACAGGCCGACGAAACTGAAAACATCGAGGATGCCCGGCGGTTCTCGAACATGATGCGCGCTGTCGCCTATTGTCCAAAACCAGTGGTCGCAGTGGTACAAGGCGTGGCCTACGGAGGTGGAATGGGACTAGCCTGCGCTGCCGATATCGTGCTTGCTGCGGACAACGCTCGGTTTGCGCTCACCGAAGCCAAGTTTGGCATCTTGCCAGCGGTGGTCGGCCCATATGTAGTTAACGCGATAGGCCGTCGTCAGGCGATGGAAATGGCGCTAACTTGCCGGGTGCTGTCGGCGCAACAAGCGCTGTCGATTGGTCTGGCACATCAGGTCGTCGCGCCCGAGGCAATCGATGGTGCGTTGCTCGAGATCTTGCGCGGTTTACTTCGGAGCGGTCCTGCAGCGCTGCGCGAAATTAAGTCATTGTTTAGCAGTCTGCCGATCCGGCCAGTCGACGACGCCACTTCGAAAGTGACCGCGCAAACTATTGCACGTGTGCGCGCAACTGTCGAGGCGAGTGAGGGCTTCGCCGCTTTCGTCGACAAGCGCGATCCGAGCTGGGTCGCAGAGCCGGAATTGATCTGA
- a CDS encoding type II toxin-antitoxin system VapC family toxin: protein MGPVVPASRSCKTANCVVGVSSITWAELCCGLEVHNSPPELTALSNSLVIKDFDRQAAAFFGNLSRQFPARKNSFDRMIAAHAISLGITLVTNNAADFALYADAGLVVENWTTSA, encoded by the coding sequence ATGGGACCCGTCGTGCCGGCAAGCCGCTCGTGCAAAACCGCTAACTGCGTGGTTGGGGTCAGCTCGATTACTTGGGCTGAGTTGTGTTGCGGTTTGGAGGTGCATAACAGCCCGCCCGAGTTGACCGCGCTGTCGAACAGCTTGGTTATCAAGGATTTCGACAGGCAAGCTGCGGCTTTTTTTGGAAATCTCTCCCGGCAGTTTCCAGCCAGAAAAAACAGCTTCGACCGCATGATCGCTGCGCATGCCATCTCCTTGGGGATCACGTTAGTGACCAACAACGCCGCCGATTTTGCGCTTTACGCCGATGCCGGGCTGGTCGTCGAGAACTGGACGACTTCCGCCTGA
- a CDS encoding ribbon-helix-helix domain-containing protein: MSRTTTTTMTVRLSGPLSEFVATNVGEQGDYENISEYMRDLIRRDKARKEQEAFDRLKAELAHAFAAPESSYRPLSAAEVIARNRG; the protein is encoded by the coding sequence ATGTCCCGAACAACGACCACGACCATGACGGTGCGTCTCAGCGGGCCACTCAGTGAATTCGTCGCCACCAATGTGGGCGAGCAAGGTGATTACGAGAACATCAGCGAATACATGCGCGACCTGATCCGCCGTGACAAAGCGCGAAAAGAGCAGGAGGCTTTTGACCGGCTAAAGGCCGAGCTGGCCCATGCCTTCGCCGCCCCGGAGAGTTCGTACCGCCCCCTATCTGCCGCCGAGGTGATCGCGCGCAACCGGGGCTGA
- a CDS encoding type II toxin-antitoxin system RelE/ParE family toxin, translating into MAQIRLQEAASWRFDEIYRYTRDRWGTEQADRYINGLFEAFDGIDSHQTHSKPIPADFGIEGYFFRYERHFVYWRRLWNGDIGIVTLLHERMHQIDRFRDDFGL; encoded by the coding sequence GTGGCCCAAATTCGGCTTCAGGAAGCGGCGTCCTGGAGATTCGACGAGATCTACCGCTACACGCGCGATCGCTGGGGTACGGAACAAGCCGACCGCTACATCAACGGGCTGTTCGAGGCTTTCGACGGCATCGATTCCCACCAGACCCATTCCAAGCCTATTCCCGCCGACTTTGGCATTGAAGGTTATTTTTTCCGCTACGAACGGCATTTTGTCTATTGGCGCCGCCTCTGGAATGGGGACATTGGCATCGTGACCCTCCTGCATGAGCGGATGCACCAGATCGACCGGTTCCGGGACGATTTCGGCTTGTAG
- a CDS encoding HoxN/HupN/NixA family nickel/cobalt transporter, with product MPTSNRPGLGRLDRRALTATGLTLLAQPVAAWGWLLALLPGHPALMGIGAMAYFLGLRHAFDADHIAAIDNVTRKLRQDGQRPVAVGLFFSLGHSGVVVLLSVVVALLARDAHTLIQSAGVAGGDQRLGADADLSHMPIDN from the coding sequence ATGCCGACCTCCAACCGACCGGGCTTGGGCCGACTCGACCGACGCGCCCTCACCGCCACGGGCCTCACCCTGCTGGCACAGCCTGTCGCGGCGTGGGGTTGGCTGCTGGCGCTGCTGCCCGGCCATCCGGCGCTGATGGGCATCGGTGCGATGGCCTACTTTCTCGGTCTGCGCCACGCCTTCGATGCAGACCACATCGCCGCCATCGACAACGTCACCCGCAAGCTGCGCCAAGACGGCCAGCGCCCGGTGGCGGTGGGGCTGTTTTTCTCACTCGGACATAGCGGCGTGGTCGTGCTGCTGTCGGTTGTCGTGGCGCTGCTGGCGCGCGATGCCCATACGCTGATCCAGTCTGCAGGGGTGGCCGGCGGAGACCAGCGTCTTGGCGCCGATGCTGATTTAAGTCACATGCCGATAGACAACTAA
- the ureG gene encoding urease accessory protein UreG, with amino-acid sequence MSAHPSTAANASPLHHIPHRTKRLPPLRVGIGGPVGSGKTTLLEMLCKAMRSRYDLVVVTNDIYTKEDQRLLTVAGALEPERILGVETGGCPHTAIREDASINLEAVDRMLEQFPNADIVFIESGGDNLAATFSPELSDLTIYVIDVAGGEKIPRKGGPGITKSDLFVINKTDLAPHVGANLDVMRADTERMRPNRPYAMTNLKTLDGLDAVVQFIETKGLLQAG; translated from the coding sequence ATGAGCGCACACCCCTCCACCGCGGCCAACGCCTCGCCGCTGCATCACATTCCCCATCGCACCAAGCGCCTGCCGCCGCTGCGCGTGGGCATCGGCGGCCCGGTGGGATCGGGCAAGACCACTCTGCTTGAAATGCTGTGCAAGGCGATGCGCAGCCGCTACGACCTCGTCGTGGTGACCAACGACATCTACACCAAGGAAGACCAGCGCCTGCTCACCGTGGCGGGCGCGCTCGAACCTGAGCGCATTCTGGGCGTGGAGACCGGCGGCTGCCCGCACACCGCCATCCGCGAAGATGCGTCGATCAATCTCGAAGCGGTCGACCGCATGCTGGAGCAGTTTCCGAATGCCGACATCGTGTTCATCGAAAGCGGCGGCGACAACCTGGCTGCCACCTTCAGCCCGGAACTCAGCGACCTGACGATCTACGTCATCGACGTGGCCGGCGGCGAAAAAATTCCGCGCAAGGGCGGCCCCGGCATCACCAAAAGCGACCTGTTCGTCATCAACAAAACCGACCTCGCTCCGCATGTGGGCGCCAACCTCGACGTGATGCGCGCCGACACCGAGCGCATGCGTCCCAACAGACCCTACGCCATGACCAACCTCAAGACCTTGGACGGACTGGACGCCGTGGTGCAGTTCATCGAAACCAAGGGCTTGCTACAGGCGGGCTGA
- a CDS encoding urease accessory protein UreF gives MGIEPQACPAPQLAMMWLSSPALPVGGFSYSEGLEASVDAGFVTDEAQTLAWLRGQLQLTLARSELPAACAAHAAWSAADLAALRAVQTWVLATRETFELRQQSQQMGRSMLEWLRNLRPDHPALPLAAQLEPAPAWPLAFALAGLALGLDAEQMAHALAFSWLENQVQAALRAVPLGQSAGQRLLAALAPDIPAAVAQARNLQHRMDDWQSFSPLLAILSSRHETQYSRLFRS, from the coding sequence ATGGGCATTGAGCCGCAAGCCTGCCCCGCCCCGCAACTCGCGATGATGTGGCTGTCCTCCCCCGCTTTGCCGGTGGGTGGGTTCAGCTATTCCGAGGGGCTGGAAGCGTCGGTGGACGCGGGCTTCGTCACCGACGAAGCGCAGACACTGGCCTGGCTGCGCGGTCAGTTGCAGCTCACGCTTGCGCGCAGCGAACTGCCGGCTGCCTGCGCCGCGCATGCGGCCTGGTCTGCAGCAGACCTCGCAGCGCTGCGCGCCGTGCAGACCTGGGTGCTGGCCACGCGCGAAACCTTTGAGCTGCGCCAGCAAAGCCAGCAGATGGGCCGCTCCATGCTGGAGTGGCTACGCAATCTGCGCCCCGACCATCCCGCACTGCCGCTCGCTGCTCAACTCGAACCCGCGCCCGCCTGGCCGCTGGCCTTCGCCCTGGCTGGCTTGGCCCTGGGGCTGGACGCCGAACAGATGGCGCACGCGCTGGCCTTCTCCTGGCTGGAGAACCAAGTGCAGGCGGCGCTGCGGGCGGTTCCGTTGGGCCAGAGCGCGGGGCAGCGCCTGCTCGCCGCGCTTGCGCCCGACATTCCCGCCGCCGTGGCGCAGGCACGAAACCTGCAACACCGTATGGACGACTGGCAGAGCTTCTCGCCCCTGCTGGCCATTCTCAGCAGCCGTCACGAAACCCAATATTCCCGACTGTTCCGATCATGA
- the ureE gene encoding urease accessory protein UreE yields the protein MLTVNKHLPAARGLAPALVQRAATVSLDWDTRSKSRFDAHDSAGRHLAVFLPRGTVLRGGDLLVAEDGSMIRVQAAPQAVLQVRACPAHGTATDLPRAAYHLGNRHVQLEVQADYLQFEPDPVLADMLRRMHLIVTEMEAPFEPEAGAYGEGGGHGQHGHDHGHGHAHAHDDHHGQGHDHSHGH from the coding sequence ATGCTCACCGTCAACAAACATCTTCCCGCCGCGCGCGGCCTGGCCCCGGCGCTGGTGCAGCGCGCCGCCACAGTCAGCCTCGATTGGGACACGCGCAGCAAAAGCCGCTTTGACGCGCACGACAGCGCCGGTCGTCACCTCGCCGTGTTTTTGCCGCGCGGCACGGTGCTGCGTGGCGGCGACCTGCTGGTGGCTGAAGACGGCTCAATGATCCGTGTGCAAGCCGCGCCGCAAGCCGTGCTGCAAGTGCGCGCCTGCCCGGCGCATGGCACGGCCACCGATCTGCCGCGCGCCGCGTATCACCTGGGCAACCGGCATGTGCAGCTCGAAGTGCAGGCCGACTATCTGCAGTTCGAGCCCGACCCGGTGCTGGCCGACATGCTGCGCCGCATGCACCTGATCGTCACCGAGATGGAGGCCCCGTTCGAGCCCGAGGCCGGGGCCTATGGCGAGGGCGGCGGGCATGGGCAGCATGGGCACGATCATGGGCACGGCCATGCGCATGCGCACGACGACCATCACGGGCAGGGTCACGATCATTCCCATGGGCATTGA
- a CDS encoding AbrB/MazE/SpoVT family DNA-binding domain-containing protein, which produces MSALKLTQIGNSVGVILPKELLARLKLEKGDTVFVTEAANGAVMLSPYSAEFESQMLAARSVMKKRRNVLRELAK; this is translated from the coding sequence ATGTCCGCCCTCAAACTCACCCAGATCGGCAATTCCGTTGGCGTCATTCTGCCCAAGGAACTCCTCGCCCGCCTCAAACTGGAAAAGGGCGACACGGTGTTCGTCACCGAGGCGGCGAATGGCGCTGTGATGCTATCGCCCTACAGCGCCGAGTTCGAGTCGCAGATGCTTGCCGCACGCAGTGTGATGAAAAAGCGGCGCAACGTCCTGCGTGAACTGGCCAAATGA
- a CDS encoding type II toxin-antitoxin system death-on-curing family toxin — protein sequence MSRWIWLDPAVLQAVHEEQLAEHGGASGTRDTGLFESALARPENLAAYGEPDAAALAAAYGWGLARNHPFVDGNKRTAFVAAELFLMLNGHELAAGDAACVLTMLAVASGDMGEDAFAAWIRSHLLPR from the coding sequence ATGAGCCGCTGGATCTGGCTCGACCCTGCAGTACTGCAGGCCGTACATGAAGAGCAGTTGGCCGAGCATGGCGGCGCCTCAGGCACGCGCGATACGGGGTTGTTTGAATCGGCGCTGGCGCGGCCGGAGAACCTGGCCGCCTACGGCGAGCCCGACGCCGCCGCGTTGGCCGCCGCATATGGCTGGGGGCTGGCGCGCAATCATCCTTTCGTCGATGGCAACAAGCGCACCGCCTTCGTCGCCGCCGAGTTGTTCCTGATGCTCAACGGCCATGAACTCGCCGCCGGCGATGCCGCCTGCGTGCTCACTATGCTCGCCGTCGCTTCTGGCGACATGGGCGAAGACGCGTTTGCCGCGTGGATACGGTCGCATCTGCTGCCGCGCTAA
- the ureC gene encoding urease subunit alpha produces the protein MATISRRAYAEMYGPTTGDRVRLADTDLLIEVEDDYTLRAGGYGEEVKFGGGKTIRDGMGQSQRTRAEGVMDLVITNALILDHWGIVKADVGIRGQRIAAIGKAGNPDVQPGVDIIIGPGTEILAGEGMILTAGGIDSHIHFICPQQIEEALMSGVTTMLGGGTGPATGTNATTCTPGPENIARMLQAADAFPMNLGFLGKGNASQPAALREQIEAGAIGLKLHEDWGTTPAAIDCCLSAAEETDVQVAIHTDTLNESGFVEDTIAAFKGRTIHTFHTEGAGGGHAPDILRVLGEANVLPSSTNPTRPFTVNTIDEHLDMLMVCHHLDAGIAEDLAFAESRIRRETIAAEDVLHDLGAISIMSSDSQAMGRVGEVALRTWQTAHKMKAQRGWLAPPASGGAQGNDRNDNFRAKRYIAKYTLNPALAHGIAHEVGSVEAGKWADLVLWRPAWFGVKPSVILKGGFIAAALMGDANASIPTPQPVHTRPMFGAFGGARTATSLTFVSQAALANDIGQRLGLHKSLAAVRDCRSVKKADMVHNAYTPRMEVDAQTYEVRADGVLLTCEPATVLPMAQRYFLF, from the coding sequence ATGGCCACGATCTCCCGCCGCGCCTATGCCGAGATGTACGGCCCCACCACCGGCGACCGCGTGCGCCTGGCCGACACTGACCTGCTCATCGAAGTGGAAGACGACTACACCCTGCGCGCCGGAGGCTATGGCGAAGAGGTGAAGTTCGGCGGCGGCAAAACCATCCGCGACGGCATGGGTCAGAGCCAGCGCACCCGCGCCGAAGGGGTGATGGATCTGGTCATCACCAATGCGCTCATCCTCGACCACTGGGGCATCGTCAAGGCGGACGTGGGCATTCGTGGCCAGCGCATCGCCGCCATCGGCAAGGCGGGCAATCCGGACGTGCAGCCGGGCGTGGACATCATCATCGGCCCGGGCACCGAAATCCTCGCGGGGGAAGGCATGATCCTCACCGCCGGGGGTATCGACAGCCATATCCACTTCATCTGCCCGCAGCAGATCGAAGAGGCGCTGATGAGCGGCGTCACCACCATGCTGGGCGGCGGCACCGGCCCGGCCACTGGCACCAACGCCACCACCTGCACCCCGGGGCCGGAAAACATCGCCCGCATGTTGCAGGCGGCCGATGCCTTCCCGATGAACCTGGGTTTTCTCGGCAAGGGCAACGCCAGCCAGCCCGCGGCGCTGCGCGAGCAGATCGAGGCCGGCGCCATCGGCCTGAAGCTGCACGAAGACTGGGGCACCACGCCCGCGGCGATCGACTGCTGCCTCTCGGCGGCAGAAGAGACCGATGTGCAGGTGGCCATCCACACCGATACGCTCAACGAGAGCGGCTTCGTCGAAGACACCATCGCGGCATTCAAGGGCCGCACCATCCATACCTTCCATACCGAAGGCGCGGGCGGTGGCCATGCGCCCGACATCCTGCGCGTGCTGGGCGAGGCCAATGTGCTGCCGTCCTCCACCAACCCCACGCGGCCCTTTACCGTCAACACCATCGACGAGCACCTCGACATGCTGATGGTGTGCCACCACCTCGACGCGGGCATCGCCGAAGATCTGGCTTTTGCTGAAAGCCGCATCCGCCGCGAGACCATTGCCGCCGAAGACGTGCTGCACGACCTCGGCGCCATCAGCATCATGTCCAGCGACAGCCAGGCCATGGGGCGCGTGGGCGAAGTGGCGCTGCGCACCTGGCAGACCGCGCACAAGATGAAAGCGCAGCGCGGCTGGCTGGCGCCTCCGGCTTCGGGTGGCGCCCAGGGCAATGACCGCAACGATAACTTCCGCGCCAAGCGCTACATCGCCAAATACACCCTCAACCCTGCACTGGCGCACGGCATCGCGCACGAAGTGGGCTCGGTGGAAGCGGGCAAATGGGCCGATCTGGTGCTGTGGCGCCCGGCGTGGTTCGGCGTGAAGCCCAGCGTGATTCTCAAAGGCGGCTTCATCGCCGCCGCACTCATGGGCGACGCCAACGCGTCCATTCCCACGCCGCAGCCTGTGCATACCCGTCCCATGTTCGGCGCCTTCGGCGGCGCGCGCACCGCCACCTCGCTGACCTTCGTGTCCCAGGCCGCGCTGGCCAACGACATCGGCCAGCGTCTGGGCTTGCACAAGTCGCTCGCCGCCGTGCGCGACTGCCGCAGCGTGAAAAAGGCCGACATGGTGCACAACGCCTACACCCCGCGCATGGAGGTGGACGCGCAGACCTACGAGGTGCGCGCCGACGGCGTGCTGCTCACCTGCGAACCCGCGACCGTGCTGCCGATGGCGCAGCGATATTTCTTGTTTTGA
- a CDS encoding urease subunit beta → MIPGEILCAEGDLALNPGRATLSVVVENAGDRPIQVGSHYHFAETNPALRFDRAAARGMRLHIASGTAVRFEPGQQRTVELVAFAGERVVIGFRQDVMGAL, encoded by the coding sequence ATGATTCCTGGAGAAATCCTTTGTGCCGAGGGCGACCTCGCTCTCAACCCCGGCCGCGCCACCTTGAGCGTGGTGGTGGAAAACGCGGGCGACCGGCCCATTCAGGTCGGCTCGCACTATCACTTTGCGGAAACCAATCCGGCGCTGCGCTTTGACCGCGCAGCCGCGCGCGGCATGCGGCTGCACATCGCCAGCGGCACCGCGGTGCGCTTCGAGCCGGGGCAGCAGCGCACGGTGGAGCTGGTGGCCTTCGCGGGCGAGCGCGTGGTCATCGGTTTCCGGCAAGACGTGATGGGAGCGCTGTGA
- the ureA gene encoding urease subunit gamma has protein sequence MDLTPREKDKLLIFTAALLAERRKARGLKLNVPEAIAYITAAVMEGARDGRTVAELMSFGRTLLSRDEVMDGVAELIPDIQVEATFPDGTKLVTVHQPIA, from the coding sequence ATGGACCTCACCCCCCGCGAAAAAGACAAGCTGCTGATCTTCACCGCCGCGCTGCTGGCCGAGCGCCGCAAGGCGCGCGGCCTCAAGCTCAACGTACCCGAGGCCATCGCCTACATCACCGCCGCAGTGATGGAAGGCGCGCGCGACGGCCGCACCGTGGCCGAGTTGATGAGCTTTGGCCGCACCTTGCTCAGCCGCGACGAGGTGATGGACGGCGTGGCCGAACTCATCCCCGATATTCAGGTGGAAGCCACCTTCCCCGACGGCACCAAGCTCGTGACCGTGCACCAGCCCATTGCGTGA
- the urtA gene encoding urea ABC transporter substrate-binding protein: MDRRTALKTVGGAVAAAATSTLSFPAIAASKKPIKVGILHSLSGTMAISETALKDVDLMTIAEINAAGGVDGHMIEPVVVDPASNWPLFAEKARQLISQDKVAAIFGCWTSVSRKSVLPVLDELNGLLFYPVQFEGQEQNKHVVYTGAAPNQQAIPATEYLMSKDGGGAKRFFLLGTDYVYPRTTNAILRGFLHSKGVKDADIAEVYTPFGFSNYQNIVADIKKFASAGPTCVISTVNGDSNVPFYKELGNQGIKATDIPVVGFSIAEQEIAGMDIKPLVGQLTAWNYFESLKNPRNAKFVKSWQDWVKKEKLKDYPVTDDPMEASYIGIHLWKQAVEKAKSTKTDEVRKALIGQKFAAPDGYTVEVLENQYLSKPVFIGQINDKAQFDVVWKSKGLVPGESWSPYIPRPKNA, translated from the coding sequence ATGGATCGTCGTACCGCACTCAAGACCGTTGGCGGCGCAGTTGCCGCAGCGGCGACCAGCACGCTGTCATTCCCCGCCATTGCTGCGAGCAAGAAACCGATCAAGGTCGGCATCCTGCATTCGCTCTCGGGCACCATGGCCATTTCCGAAACCGCGTTGAAGGACGTGGACCTGATGACCATTGCCGAGATCAATGCCGCAGGCGGCGTGGACGGCCACATGATCGAGCCCGTGGTGGTTGACCCCGCTTCGAACTGGCCGCTGTTCGCCGAGAAGGCGCGCCAGCTCATCAGTCAGGACAAGGTGGCGGCCATCTTCGGCTGCTGGACCTCGGTGTCGCGCAAGTCGGTGCTGCCCGTGCTCGACGAGCTCAACGGCCTGCTGTTCTATCCGGTGCAGTTTGAAGGCCAGGAGCAGAACAAGCATGTGGTCTACACGGGTGCTGCGCCCAACCAGCAAGCCATTCCGGCCACTGAATACCTCATGAGCAAAGACGGCGGCGGCGCCAAGCGCTTCTTCCTGCTGGGCACCGACTATGTGTACCCCCGCACAACCAACGCCATCCTGCGCGGCTTCCTGCACTCCAAGGGCGTGAAGGATGCGGACATCGCCGAGGTCTATACGCCGTTTGGCTTCAGCAACTATCAGAACATCGTGGCCGACATCAAGAAGTTCGCCTCGGCCGGCCCGACCTGCGTGATCTCCACCGTGAATGGCGATTCCAACGTTCCGTTCTACAAGGAGCTGGGCAACCAGGGCATCAAGGCCACCGACATTCCGGTGGTCGGCTTCTCCATCGCCGAGCAGGAAATTGCGGGCATGGACATCAAGCCCCTGGTCGGCCAGCTCACCGCGTGGAACTACTTCGAGAGTCTGAAAAATCCGCGCAATGCCAAGTTCGTCAAGTCGTGGCAAGACTGGGTGAAAAAGGAAAAGCTGAAAGACTATCCGGTCACCGACGACCCGATGGAAGCCTCCTACATCGGCATCCATCTGTGGAAGCAGGCCGTCGAGAAGGCCAAGTCCACCAAGACCGATGAAGTGCGCAAGGCACTGATCGGGCAGAAGTTCGCCGCCCCTGATGGCTATACCGTCGAAGTGCTGGAGAACCAGTATCTGAGCAAGCCGGTGTTCATCGGCCAGATTAACGACAAGGCGCAGTTCGACGTGGTGTGGAAGTCCAAGGGTCTGGTCCCGGGCGAGTCCTGGAGCCCCTACATCCCCAGACCGAAAAACGCCTGA